One Anaerobaca lacustris DNA window includes the following coding sequences:
- a CDS encoding PEP/pyruvate-binding domain-containing protein: MTAYSVSPTTGLPGLDQRLNGILPGDNIVWQIDAIEDYMAMVAPYCEAGLKSGRRMVYFRFASHPPVVPEGCRVELHELDPADGFETFIAEIHAVIESTGRGALYVFDCLSELAADWYSDSMLGNFFMLTCPYLYDLETVTYFALFRNYHSAQAIRPILDTTQLFLELYRHDGTLYVHPLKVQFRYSGTMNLLHGQDGDQFKPVTSSVLISRILSSVNWSDLHTDVRLGFWEREFDRARKVLDAVKAGRCSPEEEREMFEHLSRMVISRDPGILRLVSRYLCLEDVLSIWKRMIGSGLIGGKTVGMLIARKILQRHSPHFAELLEEHDSFYVGSDVFYTYLVRNGVWWLRQRQRDPDRLLEGAVQARQRILTGQFPEDIRTQFEQMLDYFGQSPVIVRSSSLLEDNYGNSFAGKYESVFCPNQGPRERRLEDFLSAVRTIYASTMSEKALLYREQRGLLNHDEQMALLVMRVSGAMHGRHYYPHAAGVAFSFNPYVWHEKIDPKAGVVRLVFGLGTRAVDRSDDDYTRVVALNAPQTRPESNFDEVRQCAQRRVDYLDLQANRLASGHFLDLVADATDVPVQMFASSDQFLSTGAGRRTDKAWVLTFDALLSQTDFVKDMREILRTLHQAYEHAVDVEFTLNFVDDTSYRIHVVQCRPLGIKGAEAPRPPAMQVGPSDVIIEAAGAVIGQSRRIRIERFVYVVPAAYGQLALQDRYEVARLIGRINRAPQGSLAPCTVLLGPGRWGTSDPFLGIPVAFAEINRVSVLCEIVAMREHLVPDVSLGTHFLNELVETEMLYLAMFPQQGNNSLRAELFEKSPNRLVELVPGADRWTDAIQVVDASDIAGDDRAVFLDADAFTQKVVCYFQPLKR, translated from the coding sequence ATGACCGCCTACAGCGTGTCGCCCACGACCGGGCTGCCGGGCCTGGACCAGAGGCTCAACGGCATTCTGCCCGGCGACAACATCGTCTGGCAGATCGACGCCATCGAGGACTACATGGCGATGGTCGCACCATACTGCGAGGCGGGCCTTAAGTCGGGTCGAAGGATGGTCTACTTCCGGTTCGCCAGTCATCCGCCGGTGGTCCCGGAGGGCTGCCGGGTGGAGTTGCACGAACTGGACCCTGCCGACGGCTTCGAGACGTTCATCGCGGAGATCCACGCGGTGATCGAAAGCACGGGGCGGGGGGCCCTGTACGTATTCGACTGCCTGTCGGAACTGGCCGCCGATTGGTATTCCGACTCGATGCTCGGCAATTTCTTCATGCTCACGTGCCCCTACCTTTACGACCTCGAGACCGTGACGTACTTCGCGCTGTTTCGCAACTACCACAGCGCCCAGGCGATCCGGCCCATCCTGGACACGACGCAGTTGTTCCTGGAGTTGTACCGCCACGACGGGACCCTCTACGTCCACCCGCTCAAAGTGCAGTTTCGCTACTCGGGTACGATGAACCTCCTGCACGGACAGGATGGGGACCAGTTCAAGCCCGTGACGTCGAGCGTGCTGATCTCGCGCATCCTTTCGTCGGTCAACTGGTCCGATCTGCACACCGACGTTCGTCTGGGGTTCTGGGAGCGCGAGTTCGACAGGGCCCGCAAGGTCCTGGACGCCGTCAAGGCCGGCCGGTGTTCGCCTGAAGAAGAGCGCGAGATGTTCGAGCACCTCAGCCGCATGGTGATCTCCCGCGATCCGGGCATACTGCGACTCGTAAGCCGCTATCTCTGCCTCGAAGACGTTCTGAGCATCTGGAAGCGCATGATCGGCTCCGGGCTGATCGGCGGCAAGACGGTCGGCATGCTCATCGCCCGCAAGATCCTTCAACGGCATTCGCCGCATTTCGCCGAGCTTCTCGAAGAGCACGACTCCTTCTACGTCGGCTCCGATGTGTTCTACACCTATCTGGTCCGCAACGGGGTGTGGTGGTTGCGGCAGCGGCAGCGGGACCCCGACCGGCTTCTCGAGGGCGCCGTGCAGGCCCGCCAGAGGATCCTCACGGGGCAGTTCCCCGAAGACATCCGAACGCAATTCGAGCAGATGCTCGACTACTTCGGGCAGTCGCCCGTGATCGTTCGTTCCAGCTCGCTGCTCGAGGACAATTACGGCAACTCGTTTGCGGGCAAATACGAGAGCGTGTTCTGCCCCAACCAGGGGCCGCGGGAGCGTCGCCTGGAAGACTTCCTCTCGGCGGTGCGGACGATCTACGCCAGCACCATGAGCGAGAAGGCGCTGCTGTACCGAGAGCAGCGCGGCCTGCTGAATCACGACGAGCAGATGGCCCTTCTGGTCATGCGGGTTTCCGGGGCCATGCACGGTCGCCACTATTATCCGCACGCGGCGGGGGTGGCGTTCTCGTTCAATCCGTACGTTTGGCACGAGAAGATCGACCCGAAGGCCGGGGTGGTGCGGCTGGTCTTCGGACTGGGCACGAGAGCCGTGGACCGCTCGGACGACGACTACACGCGGGTCGTCGCGCTCAATGCGCCGCAGACGCGACCGGAATCCAATTTCGACGAGGTTCGGCAATGCGCGCAACGGCGGGTCGACTACCTCGATCTGCAGGCCAACCGGCTGGCGTCCGGCCACTTCCTGGACCTCGTGGCCGATGCGACCGACGTACCGGTGCAGATGTTCGCCTCCAGCGACCAGTTTCTCAGCACCGGCGCCGGACGCCGCACGGACAAGGCCTGGGTGCTGACGTTCGATGCGCTGCTATCCCAGACGGACTTCGTCAAGGATATGCGCGAGATCCTGCGCACGCTGCACCAGGCGTACGAGCACGCCGTCGATGTGGAGTTCACCTTGAACTTCGTGGACGATACGTCTTACCGGATTCACGTGGTGCAGTGCCGGCCTCTCGGAATCAAAGGTGCCGAGGCGCCGAGGCCGCCGGCCATGCAGGTCGGCCCGAGCGACGTAATCATCGAGGCGGCCGGCGCCGTGATTGGCCAAAGCCGCCGGATTCGAATCGAGCGGTTCGTGTACGTGGTTCCCGCAGCCTACGGCCAACTTGCGCTACAGGATCGATATGAAGTGGCCCGGCTCATCGGCAGGATCAACCGAGCGCCCCAGGGCTCCCTCGCACCCTGCACCGTGCTGCTGGGACCGGGCCGCTGGGGCACGAGCGACCCGTTTCTCGGCATTCCCGTCGCGTTCGCCGAGATCAACCGCGTCTCGGTGCTCTGCGAGATCGTGGCCATGCGGGAGCACCTAGTCCCCGATGTCTCCCTCGGAACACATTTTCTCAACGAACTGGTGGAGACGGAGATGCTGTACCTGGCCATGTTTCCACAGCAAGGCAACAACTCCCTGCGCGCCGAGTTGTTCGAGAAATCGCCCAACCGGCTCGTCGAACTGGTGCCGGGCGCCGACCGATGGACCGACGCCATCCAGGTCGTCGATGCCTCGGACATCGCGGGAGACGACCGCGCGGTCTTTCTCGACGCCGATGCCTTCACGCAGAAGGTCGTCTGCTACTTCCAGCCCCTGAAACGATAG